In a genomic window of Candidatus Bathyarchaeota archaeon:
- a CDS encoding MFS transporter: MQNQTNKTFNHYLLFWSGQITSTLGSSIVQFVIIWWITLQTQSGIYLSLAAFLGLMPVILLSPFAGVLIDRWNRKALIAIADSAQAIATFALIILFWLGLASVWSVLVILAVRGVCQAFHSPAVIAVTPSMVPVDKLSRINGLSFFFSGTVNLVGPVLAALLLSFWSLNQILWVDIATFAVAIAPLLAIKIPSVAQSNATHPSFKADFKRGFVHIKSHRGFLPLILLSMLLNLLITPLTTLLPYFIKFDHFGSVSDLALIEATFEGGILAGGLIMSMIVGFKRKALVMAVSFYAIFFGYLLFALAPTGFFLFMAVTSLMAAVCVPIVNVVVATIIQTVIPLDMQGRVNSVNLSLATAAAPIGIIASGVLVTFVATNVLFAVCAITGLVAVTLVWMFTDIRSVERMELPQQNLSV, translated from the coding sequence ATGCAAAACCAAACCAACAAAACTTTCAACCACTACCTACTATTTTGGTCAGGTCAAATAACCTCTACACTAGGTTCATCAATCGTACAATTTGTCATCATATGGTGGATAACCCTCCAAACGCAAAGCGGCATCTACCTCTCCTTGGCGGCGTTTCTGGGTCTAATGCCTGTTATACTATTGAGTCCCTTCGCTGGCGTGCTCATCGACCGATGGAACCGCAAAGCCCTAATCGCAATTGCAGACTCCGCACAGGCAATAGCTACATTTGCACTTATCATTCTGTTCTGGCTAGGGTTGGCGTCGGTTTGGAGTGTCCTTGTAATTCTTGCGGTTCGTGGCGTCTGCCAAGCATTCCATTCTCCAGCAGTCATCGCAGTTACCCCCTCAATGGTTCCCGTTGACAAGTTAAGTCGCATAAACGGACTCAGCTTCTTCTTTTCGGGAACAGTAAACTTGGTCGGTCCCGTGTTAGCGGCGTTGCTGTTGTCATTTTGGAGCCTCAACCAGATTCTTTGGGTCGACATCGCAACCTTCGCAGTCGCCATCGCCCCGTTATTAGCAATAAAAATTCCCTCTGTAGCCCAATCAAACGCAACTCATCCTTCCTTTAAGGCGGATTTCAAACGGGGTTTTGTCCACATAAAAAGCCACCGTGGCTTTTTGCCTCTAATACTGCTTTCAATGCTGCTTAATTTGCTGATTACGCCTCTAACAACGCTTCTGCCTTACTTTATCAAATTTGATCACTTCGGCAGTGTTTCTGATTTAGCGTTGATAGAGGCAACCTTCGAGGGCGGCATTCTTGCTGGCGGGTTGATAATGTCGATGATTGTTGGTTTTAAGAGAAAAGCCCTCGTAATGGCTGTTTCATTTTACGCTATCTTCTTTGGGTATCTGCTGTTTGCCCTTGCGCCAACAGGTTTTTTCCTATTTATGGCTGTGACCAGTTTGATGGCGGCTGTCTGTGTTCCTATCGTTAACGTGGTAGTGGCAACTATTATCCAAACGGTTATTCCATTAGATATGCAGGGTCGGGTTAACTCTGTTAATTTGTCATTGGCTACTGCGGCAGCGCCCATCGGCATAATCGCGTCCGGGGTGCTTGTGACTTTTGTTGCAACTAACGTTCTCTTCGCCGTATGTGCCATCACGGGTTTAGTGGCGGTTACGTTGGTGTGGATGTTTACGGATATACGGAGTGTAGAAAGAATGGAGTTACCGCAACAGAATTTGAGTGTGTAG